The following proteins are encoded in a genomic region of Fibrobacter sp.:
- a CDS encoding DUF2914 domain-containing protein — translation MRLASSLLIISLAWISLSAQDTQQKAAQGEKAATPEQATTPAAVKTNDKTTADKNNAKQTNVTVTGATQKADAPAAKAVKKDNAPKTAKTEQKAATETKKADSQAAQAVKKEDTPKVAAEAPKAEPKTSTETKKPDVQTAQPAQKDDAPKAAVATAKTEQKVATEAKKPDAPAARQKESAQTASEKSELSVARAAIALNIKDLEPENAGDTFPPEVKRLYCFTHIKGSSGAAEIQHRWYWNDDLMGIVNLPIKSPNYRTYSAKTIPEGMTGEWRVAVVDSKNEEILKMLKVQIK, via the coding sequence ATGCGCTTAGCAAGTTCACTTCTTATTATTTCTCTGGCCTGGATCTCACTAAGTGCCCAGGATACGCAGCAAAAAGCCGCTCAGGGAGAAAAAGCAGCCACTCCTGAGCAGGCAACCACCCCTGCTGCTGTAAAAACCAATGATAAAACCACAGCGGATAAGAATAACGCTAAGCAAACAAACGTAACGGTTACCGGTGCGACACAAAAAGCAGATGCTCCGGCTGCAAAAGCGGTAAAAAAGGATAACGCTCCTAAAACCGCAAAAACAGAACAAAAAGCCGCCACCGAAACTAAAAAAGCAGACTCCCAGGCTGCTCAGGCAGTGAAAAAGGAGGATACTCCTAAAGTTGCAGCCGAAGCTCCAAAAGCCGAGCCAAAGACTTCCACCGAGACTAAAAAACCTGATGTTCAGACTGCTCAGCCAGCCCAAAAGGATGATGCTCCCAAAGCTGCCGTAGCAACTGCAAAAACAGAACAGAAGGTTGCCACTGAAGCTAAAAAACCAGATGCTCCGGCTGCCCGGCAAAAAGAATCAGCACAAACAGCCTCTGAAAAATCTGAGCTTTCAGTCGCACGTGCAGCAATTGCCCTCAACATAAAGGATCTTGAACCGGAAAATGCCGGTGACACATTCCCTCCCGAGGTTAAACGGCTGTATTGTTTTACTCACATTAAAGGTTCATCCGGAGCAGCAGAGATTCAGCACAGATGGTACTGGAATGATGATCTTATGGGAATAGTGAATCTTCCTATTAAATCGCCAAACTATCGCACCTACAGCGCCAAAACAATTCCGGAAGGGATGACTGGAGAGTGGAGAGTGGCTGTTGTGGATTCAAAGAATGAAGAAATCCTGAAAATGCTCAAGGTGCAGATTAAGTAA
- a CDS encoding protein kinase: protein MKLELKNYKIIREIGSGGMSVVFEALDNRLKRTVALKSLYPHLCRDTSATIRFQREALAAARMDHPNIVRIYDYFIEDNSHYIVMEYVPGVNIEAVLKQREKLETEIALGVMWEIACALSEAHSLGIMHRDIKPANILIHSQGRAMLSDFGLAFHNLDDRLTVDNAVAGTPPFMSPEQLSGKEITSASDIYSWAVTLCTMLTGRLPYNAQKSPEIIPEIQAGKVIIDYPEIQSLPSCYYELLRRCLLYDPSERIPDGVALKQSLSVCRQEHPLNTGIEALFETVDLSKSSSDISLARTSIYKPERFRFKPGAVAAVFTVLISGIGVMFFFNTSRGGGSSPMLPAATAAEDSSTAGQVANANDDVLQDAKTDTLKNQSTVLPDVRVAAVRQEPSKRRIKDTLVTADSGKIFVFCEPWATVYINGKELGKTPFSRPVSIPSGSYTVRLVNKHCVPLEDRVTVTAGEILRKRYKLQLLQP, encoded by the coding sequence ATGAAACTTGAATTGAAGAATTACAAGATTATACGGGAAATCGGTTCAGGCGGCATGTCTGTGGTTTTTGAGGCATTGGATAACAGATTAAAACGCACCGTTGCGCTGAAATCTCTTTATCCTCACCTTTGCAGAGATACTTCAGCTACAATTCGTTTCCAGCGCGAGGCATTAGCTGCGGCCAGAATGGATCATCCTAACATTGTCAGGATATATGATTACTTCATAGAGGATAATTCTCATTACATAGTGATGGAGTATGTTCCCGGTGTAAACATCGAGGCAGTTCTCAAGCAGAGGGAAAAGCTGGAAACAGAGATTGCACTGGGAGTAATGTGGGAAATCGCCTGTGCGCTCTCTGAAGCACACAGTCTTGGTATAATGCATCGAGACATCAAACCTGCAAATATCCTGATTCACAGCCAAGGCAGGGCAATGCTGTCTGATTTCGGACTGGCATTTCACAATCTGGATGATCGTTTGACTGTGGATAATGCGGTAGCCGGGACACCGCCATTTATGTCACCTGAACAGCTCTCCGGAAAAGAGATCACTTCTGCTTCAGATATATACTCATGGGCTGTAACACTTTGCACGATGTTAACCGGACGCCTGCCTTACAATGCTCAGAAATCTCCAGAAATCATTCCGGAAATCCAGGCAGGAAAAGTAATTATCGATTATCCGGAAATCCAGTCTCTTCCATCCTGCTACTATGAACTTCTGAGGCGTTGTCTTCTTTATGATCCCTCTGAGCGAATCCCCGATGGCGTGGCTCTGAAGCAGAGCCTTTCTGTCTGCCGGCAGGAACATCCTTTGAATACCGGTATAGAGGCTCTGTTTGAAACAGTTGACCTCTCAAAGTCATCCAGTGATATCTCTCTCGCCAGGACAAGTATTTACAAACCGGAAAGGTTCAGATTTAAACCGGGCGCAGTGGCCGCTGTATTTACTGTGTTGATCTCGGGGATTGGTGTTATGTTTTTTTTTAATACGTCAAGGGGAGGCGGTTCCTCTCCCATGCTACCTGCAGCAACTGCAGCGGAAGACAGTTCGACTGCCGGACAGGTGGCAAATGCAAATGATGATGTGCTGCAGGATGCAAAGACAGACACACTGAAAAATCAAAGTACTGTTTTACCTGATGTCCGGGTAGCTGCAGTCAGACAGGAACCTTCGAAAAGAAGAATAAAAGATACTTTGGTAACTGCTGATTCCGGAAAAATATTTGTATTCTGCGAACCCTGGGCAACTGTATATATAAATGGAAAGGAACTGGGAAAGACACCTTTTTCCCGGCCGGTTTCCATTCCCTCAGGCAGCTACACTGTCAGGCTTGTCAATAAGCACTGTGTCCCGCTTGAGGACAGGGTCACTGTTACTGCTGGAGAAATTCTCAGAAAGAGATATAAATTACAATTGCTGCAGCCATGA
- a CDS encoding tetratricopeptide repeat protein: MIILLLIICLFTVSLGDDLPPEGFQETGEEPAYKVLYESGFYEQAIELLQTKIKAVPDSADMEYLKYLAFCFTATEQKDSAEAVFLRLLDIDKGFYLDTILTSPKILDVFMSAEEKLALYNDFTGSMAVTEDSLKENSDTSVQAEAGLQVQSDSAAAEVNDTSGEVLKTRNDWYSIPLCFVPLGVTQIQYHKPVRGILFSVLQVAGIGAGIWAYHKMKNSYDPEYGWYSGNRSEYERYSLICRTSMLIFTGVYAGTVADGLVLNLKSRKGKK; the protein is encoded by the coding sequence ATGATCATTTTACTACTCATAATCTGTCTGTTTACTGTAAGTCTGGGAGACGATTTACCGCCGGAAGGTTTCCAGGAGACCGGTGAGGAGCCGGCTTACAAAGTACTTTACGAGAGCGGTTTTTACGAGCAGGCGATCGAGTTACTGCAGACAAAAATCAAAGCAGTGCCGGATTCTGCTGACATGGAATATCTCAAATACCTCGCTTTCTGTTTTACTGCTACTGAGCAGAAGGACAGTGCTGAAGCGGTTTTTTTGAGACTGCTGGACATAGATAAAGGCTTCTACCTGGATACTATCCTCACATCACCAAAAATTCTCGATGTATTTATGAGTGCTGAAGAGAAGCTGGCTTTGTACAATGATTTTACCGGAAGCATGGCAGTGACTGAGGACTCTCTAAAGGAGAACAGTGATACATCTGTGCAGGCTGAAGCTGGTTTACAAGTGCAATCAGATTCAGCCGCTGCTGAAGTAAACGATACTTCCGGGGAAGTTTTAAAAACCAGGAATGACTGGTACAGTATTCCGTTGTGTTTTGTTCCTCTGGGCGTCACACAAATTCAATACCATAAGCCGGTCAGAGGCATTCTGTTTTCGGTTCTTCAGGTTGCTGGAATAGGGGCAGGGATCTGGGCATATCATAAAATGAAGAACAGTTATGATCCTGAGTACGGATGGTACAGCGGTAACCGTTCAGAATATGAGAGATATTCACTTATCTGCAGGACATCCATGCTGATATTTACCGGTGTGTATGCCGGTACTGTTGCAGATGGTCTTGTTTTAAATCTGAAAAGCAGGAAAGGGAAAAAGTGA
- a CDS encoding sigma 54-interacting transcriptional regulator: MSYHLIINLGTSQERKILLDKPVCRLGRNPEADIVVTDRSVSGFHLSFLLSEDRAEVVDLKSTNGTAVNGKKVDRAILRDGDEVSIAGMKMTFRIIDSANFCKTSVYSLPGQGQDGAVKMLSAALREKAKLSDEEVQSVIADFEFHSRNSRLLEVLCDILKKVLPLRDRDEIIVELLKEIKNLIDLEIAGIYLCDEERFCVLDGGELVSEQSNSIVSREVLKKVFDSRAPVILDNAGDGTGDVSGFASLLRFNIRSLLCFPVLSRTSEIIAVVYCVSKKTDRLKLLGNDRSFLLACSSFIALSLENAELIERARGEAYREASIQGEKRYSPVINRLKLKNENLSLKLGDSFRTSGFYGLDAKSNKDIREFVEKAARTALPVLITGETGVGKSLLAREIHNHSMLSGSFITIDCTTIPPELLESELFGHEKGAFTGAHARKSGKVSLACGGTLFIDEIGELSGSLQAKLLRFIQSGEYEMLGGTGVIHSDARVIAATNRDLKNETAQKRFREDLYFRLNVLQFEIAPLRKRPDLIPSMADHFLSVYGPKLNPGVKGFSRDAADVIKEHRWPGNIRELENAIMRGLVNAAGEFIEVSDLGLEETGSAETGVLDEESDSLDLKQARERIDRLLISKALESTGRNVSGAARLLRISRNALMDLIKKYQL, encoded by the coding sequence GTGAGTTATCATCTGATAATCAACCTCGGAACATCGCAGGAGAGAAAAATACTGCTTGACAAACCGGTTTGCCGTCTAGGCCGGAATCCGGAGGCGGATATAGTGGTAACGGACAGGAGTGTCTCCGGGTTCCATTTGTCGTTTCTGCTTTCGGAAGACAGAGCAGAAGTGGTGGATCTCAAGAGCACAAATGGAACGGCAGTGAATGGTAAAAAGGTAGACAGGGCGATTCTCAGAGATGGTGATGAAGTGTCAATTGCCGGAATGAAAATGACTTTCAGAATCATCGATTCCGCAAACTTCTGTAAAACATCAGTTTACAGTCTGCCTGGGCAGGGGCAGGACGGTGCAGTAAAGATGCTCAGTGCGGCTTTGCGTGAGAAAGCAAAGCTTTCCGATGAAGAAGTGCAGAGTGTTATAGCCGATTTTGAATTTCACAGCAGAAACAGTAGACTTCTTGAAGTCCTGTGCGATATCCTGAAAAAAGTGCTTCCCCTGAGGGATCGTGACGAGATCATTGTGGAACTGCTCAAAGAGATAAAGAACCTGATAGACCTTGAGATCGCGGGGATTTATCTCTGTGATGAGGAACGGTTCTGTGTGCTGGATGGCGGAGAGCTGGTTTCGGAACAGAGCAACAGCATTGTCAGCCGTGAAGTACTGAAAAAGGTTTTCGATTCCAGGGCACCTGTAATTCTGGACAATGCAGGAGATGGAACCGGAGATGTTTCTGGTTTTGCCAGCCTTTTGAGGTTTAATATCAGGTCTTTATTATGTTTTCCGGTACTCAGCCGAACATCGGAGATAATTGCGGTTGTCTATTGTGTGTCAAAGAAAACAGACCGTCTGAAACTCCTTGGAAATGACAGAAGTTTTCTTCTGGCATGCTCATCATTTATTGCTTTATCTCTGGAGAATGCAGAACTTATAGAGAGGGCCAGAGGTGAGGCCTACAGAGAGGCCAGCATTCAGGGTGAGAAACGTTATTCACCGGTGATAAACCGGCTTAAGCTGAAAAATGAGAATCTTTCTCTGAAGCTTGGAGATTCGTTTAGAACCTCCGGTTTTTACGGGCTGGATGCAAAAAGCAATAAAGATATAAGAGAATTTGTAGAAAAGGCTGCCAGAACCGCTCTGCCGGTACTCATTACCGGAGAGACCGGGGTGGGTAAAAGCCTGCTTGCAAGAGAAATTCACAATCATTCAATGCTCAGCGGGTCTTTTATAACAATTGACTGTACGACGATTCCGCCTGAACTGCTGGAAAGCGAACTTTTCGGACACGAAAAAGGGGCCTTTACAGGTGCTCACGCCAGAAAATCCGGGAAAGTAAGCCTGGCCTGTGGCGGAACACTTTTTATTGATGAAATCGGGGAATTAAGCGGCAGTCTTCAGGCAAAGCTTTTACGCTTTATCCAATCCGGGGAATATGAGATGCTTGGCGGCACCGGTGTGATCCACAGCGATGCCCGTGTGATAGCTGCCACTAACAGGGATTTGAAGAATGAAACTGCGCAGAAGCGGTTCAGGGAGGATCTTTACTTCCGACTTAATGTGCTTCAGTTTGAAATCGCACCGTTGCGTAAACGTCCGGACCTGATCCCGTCCATGGCTGATCATTTTCTCAGCGTGTACGGGCCAAAGCTGAATCCGGGTGTAAAGGGGTTTTCCAGGGATGCTGCTGATGTGATAAAAGAGCACAGATGGCCGGGGAACATAAGAGAACTGGAAAATGCGATCATGCGCGGGCTGGTCAATGCGGCCGGAGAATTTATTGAAGTGTCAGATCTTGGACTTGAGGAAACTGGCTCTGCAGAAACGGGTGTTCTCGATGAAGAATCAGACTCTCTTGATTTGAAGCAGGCAAGGGA